From a single Verrucomicrobiota bacterium genomic region:
- a CDS encoding TatD family deoxyribonuclease → MVRLFDAHNHLQDDRLAPHRDAIIRETRAAGVQAMVVNGSCEKDWPLVARLAQENSGWVLPSFGYHPWSIHERTPEWKAVLQQQLESTPGGIGEIGLDRWKTGLDYAGQEPVFLEQLALAADRELPASIHCLQAWGRLLELLRQGPVPRPGFLLHSYGGPVEMIPALVKLGAYFSFPGYFMHERKARQRAAFQVVPADRLLIETDAPDQPLPEDRIRFRLEPVAGGRTPNHPANLAAVAEFLAGWLGQDLAILCSQLEENFCRLFGTLFKSHPPRIERVE, encoded by the coding sequence ATCGTGCGCCTCTTCGACGCCCACAATCACCTCCAGGACGATCGACTGGCGCCCCATCGTGACGCCATCATTCGCGAAACACGCGCCGCCGGAGTTCAAGCCATGGTGGTCAATGGTTCATGCGAGAAAGATTGGCCGCTCGTCGCCCGCTTGGCCCAAGAGAATTCGGGATGGGTTCTCCCGTCGTTTGGATATCATCCGTGGTCCATCCACGAGAGAACTCCGGAATGGAAGGCCGTGCTCCAGCAGCAACTGGAGTCCACGCCTGGAGGAATCGGCGAAATCGGACTGGATCGCTGGAAAACCGGGCTCGACTATGCCGGACAAGAACCGGTCTTCCTTGAACAACTGGCGCTCGCCGCCGACCGCGAACTGCCGGCTTCCATCCATTGTCTTCAAGCCTGGGGACGACTGCTGGAACTCTTGCGGCAGGGCCCGGTCCCGCGACCGGGATTTCTCCTCCATTCCTATGGAGGACCGGTGGAAATGATTCCCGCCCTCGTCAAACTGGGAGCTTACTTTTCGTTTCCCGGCTACTTCATGCACGAACGCAAAGCGCGGCAGCGGGCGGCATTTCAAGTCGTGCCTGCGGACCGGTTATTGATCGAAACGGATGCGCCAGACCAGCCGTTGCCTGAGGATCGAATTCGATTCCGCCTGGAACCCGTCGCGGGTGGGCGAACTCCCAATCATCCGGCGAACTTGGCGGCGGTGGCGGAGTTCCTCGCGGGGTGGCTGGGCCAGGATCTCGCGATTCTTTGCTCGCAACTTGAAGAGAATTTCTGTCGATTGTTCGGAACGCTTTTCAAAAGTCATCCACCAAGGATCGAACGGGTGGAGTGA
- a CDS encoding DUF1080 domain-containing protein: MGARPPSDAIVLFDGKDTSRFTNFNWKVLGDGAMEVGGNNIVTSEKLGSFKLHLEFKTPFMPKARGQARGNSGVYLQSIYEVQVLDSFGLLPLQINDCSSIYGVKAASGNACLPPLQWQTYDITFREGKAGAPPAITVVHNGVTVVDQAPVPSQLVGKGGGGGIPHGGFLMLQNHGDPVQYRNIWAVRLGDL, encoded by the coding sequence TTGGGAGCCAGGCCGCCTTCGGACGCGATTGTCTTGTTCGACGGCAAGGACACCAGCAGGTTTACCAATTTCAACTGGAAGGTCCTGGGGGACGGAGCCATGGAAGTCGGGGGCAACAACATTGTGACTTCCGAGAAATTGGGGAGTTTCAAGCTTCACCTGGAATTCAAGACGCCGTTCATGCCCAAAGCCCGCGGCCAGGCCCGCGGTAACAGCGGAGTGTATCTCCAATCCATTTACGAAGTGCAGGTGCTCGACTCTTTCGGTTTGCTGCCTTTGCAAATCAACGACTGCAGCAGCATCTATGGAGTGAAAGCGGCCAGCGGCAATGCCTGTTTGCCCCCTTTGCAATGGCAGACATATGACATCACCTTTCGCGAAGGCAAAGCGGGAGCTCCGCCTGCCATCACCGTCGTTCACAACGGTGTGACCGTTGTCGATCAAGCCCCGGTACCCTCCCAACTCGTGGGCAAGGGCGGCGGTGGAGGCATCCCCCACGGCGGCTTCTTGATGCTCCAGAATCACGGTGATCCCGTACAATACCGTAACATCTGGGCAGTACGGCTCGGGGATCTGTAA